One window of the Lipingzhangella halophila genome contains the following:
- a CDS encoding beta-class carbonic anhydrase — protein sequence MSAIDDVLEKNAAFAAAYEDLDPPRPPRKRLAVIACMDSRLDIYKMLGLEEGDAHVIRNAGGVVTEDTIRSLVISQRVGGTREIMLMHNTECGMLTFKDEELKRQVESETGSEVPFAFHAFSDLEEQVRRSVARIRESSLLVHKDTIRGFVYEVRTGRLREVR from the coding sequence ATGAGCGCCATCGACGACGTGCTGGAGAAGAACGCTGCGTTCGCGGCGGCGTACGAGGACCTCGATCCTCCGCGGCCGCCGAGAAAGCGCCTGGCCGTCATCGCTTGCATGGATTCTCGGCTTGACATCTACAAGATGCTCGGCCTCGAAGAGGGGGACGCGCATGTCATCCGGAACGCCGGAGGGGTAGTCACGGAGGACACGATCCGGTCGCTCGTCATTTCCCAGCGTGTCGGGGGGACACGAGAGATCATGCTTATGCACAACACCGAGTGCGGGATGCTCACGTTTAAGGATGAGGAGCTGAAACGGCAAGTAGAGAGCGAGACAGGATCTGAGGTCCCCTTCGCGTTCCATGCTTTCAGCGACCTGGAAGAGCAGGTGCGTCGCTCCGTGGCCCGCATCCGGGAAAGCTCGCTCCTTGTCCACAAGGACACCATCCGCGGCTTTGTCTACGAAGTCCGCACCGGCAGGTTGCGCGAGGTCCGGTGA
- a CDS encoding DoxX family protein: MIGRGLLGAPAIGIAAATGFAVFYVGVVITHIRARVLYNLYFPGTFLALAIGALTVALAR, from the coding sequence GTGATCGGGCGCGGCCTGCTCGGCGCGCCCGCCATCGGCATCGCCGCCGCGACCGGGTTCGCGGTGTTCTACGTGGGCGTCGTGATCACGCACATCCGCGCCCGGGTTCTCTACAACCTCTACTTCCCGGGCACCTTCCTCGCTCTGGCCATCGGTGCGCTGACCGTGGCGCTCGCGCGGTGA
- a CDS encoding epoxide hydrolase family protein, producing the protein MTNTNGTTADIRPFRVDVPQRDLDDLADRLARVRWTEELPDAGGDYGVPVSQVRRRVDYWRSQFDWRALEGRLNSYPQFTTEIDGANIHFLHVRSPEPDALPLILTHGWPGSIVEYLDVIGPLTDPRAYGRDPGSAFHLVIPSIPGFAFSGATTERGWNRYRVARAWAELMRRLGYERYGAVGNDAGSFIAPEVGRVDPEHVAGVHVTQIFSFPSGDPAEFEGMTEEEMAALQHLQWFHENMSAFNQLQAQQPQTLAHAVADSPAGLVGWNGQLFADEVGDEFALANIAIYWLTGTAASAMRFYYEDAHPGEEPREPTTVPLGLAGFAGDFQSIRRFAERDHTMITSWNTYDRGGHYAAHEAPDLFTADVRTFYAGLR; encoded by the coding sequence ATGACGAACACGAACGGCACCACGGCCGACATCCGCCCCTTCCGCGTCGACGTCCCGCAGCGCGACCTCGACGACCTCGCAGACCGCCTGGCCCGAGTCCGCTGGACCGAGGAGCTGCCCGACGCCGGCGGCGACTACGGCGTGCCCGTATCCCAGGTGCGGCGGCGGGTCGACTACTGGCGCTCGCAGTTCGACTGGCGGGCCCTGGAGGGGCGCCTCAACTCCTATCCGCAGTTCACCACCGAGATCGACGGGGCGAACATCCACTTCCTGCACGTGCGGTCGCCCGAGCCGGACGCGTTGCCGCTGATCCTCACGCACGGCTGGCCCGGCTCGATCGTGGAGTACCTGGACGTCATCGGCCCGCTGACCGACCCCCGCGCATACGGCCGCGACCCGGGCTCGGCGTTCCACCTGGTGATCCCGTCGATTCCGGGGTTCGCCTTCTCCGGTGCGACCACCGAACGCGGCTGGAACCGCTACCGGGTGGCCCGCGCCTGGGCCGAGCTGATGCGGCGGCTGGGCTACGAGCGCTACGGTGCGGTCGGCAACGACGCCGGCTCGTTCATCGCCCCGGAGGTGGGGCGGGTGGACCCCGAGCACGTCGCCGGCGTGCACGTGACCCAGATCTTCTCCTTCCCCTCCGGTGACCCGGCGGAGTTCGAGGGCATGACCGAGGAGGAGATGGCGGCGCTGCAGCACTTGCAGTGGTTCCACGAGAACATGTCGGCCTTCAACCAGCTCCAGGCGCAGCAGCCGCAGACCCTCGCCCACGCGGTGGCGGACTCCCCGGCCGGCCTGGTCGGCTGGAACGGTCAACTGTTCGCCGACGAGGTCGGCGACGAGTTCGCCCTGGCCAACATCGCGATCTACTGGCTGACCGGCACGGCCGCCTCGGCGATGCGCTTCTACTACGAGGACGCCCACCCCGGCGAGGAGCCGAGGGAGCCGACCACGGTTCCGCTCGGCCTGGCCGGCTTCGCCGGGGACTTCCAGTCCATCCGGCGCTTCGCCGAACGCGACCACACGATGATCACCTCCTGGAACACCTACGACCGCGGCGGCCACTACGCCGCGCACGAGGCTCCAGACCTCTTCACCGCCGACGTGCGCACCTTCTACGCCGGTCTGCGCTGA
- a CDS encoding helix-turn-helix transcriptional regulator — protein MLETSARLLKLLSLLQTPREWTGAELAERLDVSGRTVRTDIERLRTLGYPVHGTRGSTGGYRLEAGAAMPPLLLDDEEAVAVAVGLRTAAEGSMAGVEETALRALAKLERVLPSRLRRRVTGLRDFTVPVPSDSPASQVDADTLLTLTAACRDSERLRMDYHDHRGAATLRTVEPHRVVNWGRRWYLLAWDLGRSDWRTFRVDRIAPRTPTGPRFTPRELPEGGDVAAHVSRGVSAAAWRHRARVAVAAPAEVVAARISPAVGVVEAVDAGSCVLDTGADTLETLAVHLGMLGLDFEVHEPPELVEHLDALAARYARAVAGGGEPGPEPGEA, from the coding sequence ATGCTGGAAACCTCTGCTCGCCTGCTCAAGCTCCTGTCCCTGCTGCAGACGCCCCGCGAATGGACCGGGGCCGAGCTCGCCGAACGCCTCGACGTCAGCGGGCGCACCGTGCGCACCGACATCGAGCGGCTGCGCACCCTCGGCTACCCGGTGCACGGCACCCGCGGCTCCACCGGCGGATACCGCCTGGAGGCCGGTGCCGCCATGCCTCCGCTGCTCCTCGACGACGAGGAGGCGGTCGCCGTCGCCGTGGGGCTGCGCACCGCGGCCGAGGGGTCGATGGCGGGAGTCGAGGAGACCGCACTGCGCGCCCTGGCCAAGCTGGAGCGCGTGCTGCCGTCGCGGCTGCGCCGCCGGGTGACCGGGCTGCGGGACTTCACCGTGCCGGTGCCCAGCGACTCCCCCGCCTCGCAGGTCGACGCGGACACGCTGCTCACGCTGACCGCGGCCTGCCGGGACTCCGAGCGGCTGCGCATGGACTACCACGATCACCGTGGAGCCGCCACGCTGCGGACCGTCGAGCCGCACCGGGTGGTCAACTGGGGCCGCCGCTGGTACCTGCTCGCCTGGGACCTCGGCCGGTCGGACTGGCGGACCTTCCGCGTGGACCGGATCGCCCCGCGCACGCCCACCGGGCCGCGGTTCACGCCGCGCGAGCTGCCCGAGGGCGGAGACGTGGCGGCGCACGTCTCCCGCGGAGTGTCCGCGGCGGCCTGGCGCCACCGGGCGCGGGTGGCGGTCGCCGCCCCGGCCGAGGTGGTCGCCGCGCGGATCAGCCCGGCGGTCGGGGTGGTGGAGGCGGTGGACGCCGGGTCCTGCGTGCTGGACACCGGGGCGGACACCCTGGAGACCCTCGCGGTGCACCTGGGCATGCTCGGCCTGGACTTCGAGGTGCACGAGCCCCCGGAGCTGGTGGAGCACCTGGACGCCCTCGCCGCCCGCTACGCCCGCGCGGTCGCCGGGGGCGGGGAGCCGGGTCCGGAGCCGGGTGAGGCGTAG